A single window of Flavobacterium aestivum DNA harbors:
- a CDS encoding Mrp/NBP35 family ATP-binding protein: MKLDRKDILKALETITIAGEGKNMVESGAVANVVTFGDEVVVDLVLHTPAMHIKKRAEDDVRKTILELVSPEAKIKVNIKVEVPEKNEVKGKAIPGIKNIIAVASGKGGVGKSTVTANLAVTLAKMGFSVGVLDADIYGPSMPIMFDVENEKPISVEVNGKSKMKPIESYEVKMLSIGFFTSPSQAVIWRGPMASKALNQMIFDADWGELDFMLIDLPPGTGDIHLSIMQSLPITGAVVVSTPQAVALADAKKGVSMFLSEAINVPVLGIIENMAYFTPEELPANKYYIFGKEGAKDLAQDLGVSFLGEVPIIQSIREAGDYGRPAALQTGSVIEGVFEEITRNVVSEVVNRNENLAPTEAIKITTMAGCSAVKK; encoded by the coding sequence ATGAAATTAGATAGAAAAGACATTCTTAAAGCATTAGAAACAATAACTATTGCTGGTGAAGGTAAAAATATGGTAGAAAGTGGAGCCGTTGCAAACGTAGTCACTTTTGGTGATGAGGTTGTTGTTGATTTGGTATTACATACACCAGCAATGCATATTAAAAAAAGAGCTGAGGATGATGTTAGAAAAACGATATTGGAATTAGTTTCTCCAGAAGCCAAAATTAAAGTAAATATAAAAGTAGAGGTTCCTGAAAAAAATGAAGTCAAAGGGAAAGCAATTCCTGGGATAAAAAACATTATCGCTGTGGCTTCTGGAAAAGGAGGTGTTGGGAAATCAACAGTAACGGCAAATTTAGCAGTTACATTGGCTAAGATGGGATTCTCTGTTGGTGTTTTGGATGCTGATATTTACGGGCCATCAATGCCAATTATGTTTGATGTAGAAAATGAGAAACCGATTTCGGTTGAGGTTAATGGAAAATCAAAAATGAAACCTATTGAAAGCTACGAAGTAAAAATGCTTTCGATAGGATTTTTTACTTCTCCAAGTCAGGCAGTAATTTGGAGAGGACCAATGGCTTCTAAGGCTTTGAATCAAATGATTTTTGATGCAGATTGGGGAGAATTAGATTTTATGTTAATAGATTTACCTCCAGGAACAGGTGATATTCATCTTTCGATTATGCAATCATTGCCAATAACGGGAGCGGTAGTTGTAAGTACTCCTCAAGCTGTTGCTCTTGCTGATGCCAAAAAAGGAGTTTCTATGTTTTTGTCAGAAGCAATAAATGTACCGGTTTTGGGAATCATTGAAAACATGGCTTATTTTACACCGGAAGAATTGCCGGCAAATAAATATTACATTTTTGGTAAAGAAGGGGCAAAAGACTTAGCTCAAGATCTTGGAGTTTCATTTTTAGGTGAAGTGCCAATTATTCAGTCTATTCGTGAGGCAGGAGATTATGGTCGTCCAGCTGCATTACAAACAGGTTCAGTAATCGAAGGCGTTTTTGAAGAAATTACACGTAATGTGGTGAGTGAAGTAGTGAACAGAAATGAAAATTTAGCACCTACTGAAGCTATAAAAATTACAACAATGGCTGGATGTTCAGCTGTTAAGAAATAA
- a CDS encoding helix-turn-helix domain-containing protein has protein sequence MEKSRLIKIRKNLGLSCKEIADLMCMEEYSYRRRENGKTKISNQEWKKLASILSVPFETIFEPEYIPTDSSKSNTPEISSNQYYSIPKEMIDNQQEYINILKIEIDSLKKENQLLREKLPIE, from the coding sequence ATGGAAAAATCAAGATTGATTAAAATTCGAAAAAATCTAGGATTAAGCTGTAAAGAAATAGCAGATTTAATGTGTATGGAGGAGTATTCTTACAGGCGTAGAGAGAATGGAAAAACCAAAATAAGCAATCAGGAATGGAAAAAATTAGCTAGTATTTTATCAGTTCCTTTTGAGACCATTTTTGAACCTGAATATATACCAACTGATAGTTCAAAAAGCAATACTCCAGAGATAAGTTCCAATCAATATTACAGTATACCTAAAGAAATGATAGACAATCAGCAAGAGTATATCAATATTTTGAAAATAGAAATTGATTCTCTAAAGAAAGAAAATCAACTATTAAGAGAAAAATTACCTATAGAATAG
- a CDS encoding MGMT family protein, giving the protein METTSDNFFERVYAVARCIPYGKVTSYGAIAKVLGSARSARMVGWAMNAAHNLEDVPAHRVVNRKGMLTGKHHFDGTNLMQQLLESEGIVVVDNQIMNFESVFWEPKMID; this is encoded by the coding sequence ATGGAGACCACAAGCGATAATTTTTTCGAAAGGGTTTATGCAGTTGCAAGATGTATTCCGTACGGAAAGGTTACTTCCTATGGAGCCATTGCTAAGGTTTTAGGATCTGCACGTTCTGCTAGGATGGTAGGATGGGCAATGAATGCAGCCCACAATCTTGAGGATGTTCCGGCTCATAGGGTAGTGAATAGAAAAGGGATGCTTACTGGTAAACACCATTTTGATGGAACTAATCTCATGCAGCAATTACTGGAAAGTGAGGGAATTGTTGTAGTTGATAATCAAATTATGAATTTTGAATCTGTTTTTTGGGAACCCAAGATGATTGATTAA
- a CDS encoding L,D-transpeptidase family protein, whose translation MKKKVLFIIIIVLTLSLISFYRDRIENLTIDGTSLAQSQQNKSAFNIDKTAISSFFKQYPSLKKYQPDVTIIYKKRNFKSIWYNRTGLIEFADVLYTKANLLDEEGLNSRLPYKDKFDKLLYDKPINKLSQINTEIMLSTVYVFYAQKVFYGMDTKKIQETGWFIPRKNISYANLLDSLLVNPELLNRNENLVFDQYYKLRDVLKKYRQIEKEGGWNYIDSISQAEELKPNDSSKVIGQIRHWLTINGNLKRDSKLNIYDDEMMAGVLNFKKRNGFKVNYTITYRHIRQMNIPAEERIKTIMINMERCRWIDPKLANANEYVIINIPSFKLVYKKNGKKELESNVFLGQVITETAVFSANINSIVFSPYWNIPKSIIESELKVQMDNDKDYLTKHNIEWNNGNARQKPGINNSLGLVKFIFPNPNGIYLHDTPARNLFDMEYRTFSHGCINVQKAKELAIVILKDNPDWPIDKINNAMKGEKETTCMLKHKIPIHISYFTAWVNDSGEICFYNDIYLRDDHLVELLFSEDS comes from the coding sequence ATGAAAAAAAAAGTTTTATTCATAATAATTATAGTATTGACTCTTTCGCTCATTTCTTTCTACCGTGACAGAATAGAAAATCTAACGATTGATGGCACTTCTTTGGCTCAATCGCAACAGAATAAATCTGCATTTAATATTGATAAAACTGCCATTTCTAGTTTTTTCAAACAATATCCTTCTCTAAAAAAATACCAACCAGACGTTACTATTATATACAAAAAAAGAAATTTTAAGTCAATTTGGTATAATCGCACTGGACTTATCGAATTTGCCGATGTATTATATACTAAAGCAAATCTTCTCGATGAAGAAGGATTAAATTCCCGTTTGCCTTATAAAGATAAATTTGACAAGCTTCTTTATGATAAACCGATCAATAAACTTTCCCAAATCAATACCGAAATAATGTTATCTACCGTATACGTTTTTTATGCTCAAAAAGTATTTTACGGTATGGACACTAAAAAAATACAGGAAACAGGCTGGTTTATCCCAAGAAAGAATATTTCTTATGCAAATCTATTGGATTCCCTATTAGTCAATCCAGAATTGCTAAATAGAAATGAAAACCTAGTATTCGATCAATATTACAAACTCCGGGATGTTTTAAAAAAATACCGACAAATAGAAAAAGAAGGTGGTTGGAATTACATAGATTCCATTTCCCAAGCAGAAGAATTGAAACCAAATGACAGCTCCAAAGTCATTGGCCAAATCAGACATTGGCTCACCATTAACGGAAATTTAAAACGGGATTCCAAACTCAATATATATGATGATGAGATGATGGCCGGCGTATTGAATTTTAAAAAAAGAAACGGCTTTAAGGTTAATTATACCATTACATATAGACACATTAGACAAATGAACATTCCTGCCGAAGAACGCATTAAAACCATTATGATAAATATGGAACGCTGTAGATGGATTGATCCAAAATTAGCTAATGCCAACGAATATGTAATTATAAATATTCCATCCTTTAAATTAGTTTATAAAAAAAATGGTAAAAAGGAACTGGAATCGAATGTGTTTTTAGGACAAGTTATTACCGAAACCGCTGTCTTTAGTGCTAATATAAACAGTATTGTGTTTAGTCCCTACTGGAATATTCCCAAAAGCATTATTGAAAGTGAACTAAAAGTACAAATGGATAATGACAAAGATTATCTAACTAAACACAATATAGAATGGAACAACGGAAATGCTCGACAAAAGCCCGGAATAAATAATTCCTTGGGACTGGTTAAATTTATTTTTCCTAATCCCAATGGTATCTATCTTCATGACACTCCAGCTCGAAATCTATTCGATATGGAATACAGAACATTTAGTCATGGCTGCATCAATGTACAAAAGGCCAAAGAATTGGCTATTGTAATTTTAAAAGATAATCCCGACTGGCCTATTGACAAGATCAACAATGCCATGAAAGGAGAAAAGGAAACCACTTGTATGCTCAAACATAAAATCCCAATTCATATTAGCTATTTTACAGCATGGGTTAATGATTCCGGGGAAATCTGTTTTTATAATGATATCTATCTAAGAGATGACCATCTAGTAGAATTACTGTTTTCAGAAGATTCCTAA
- a CDS encoding nuclear transport factor 2 family protein codes for MKTLFLSLAVLALVSFDSLRYNELDEKQEINKTLDAWHKAAAEANFNAYFGTLTDDAIYIGTDPTENWDMNAFKAFAKPYFDRGRAWNFTALERHIYFDKSGKLAWFDELLNTQMKICRGSGVLVKIGKEWKIKHYVLSMTVPNDNTNAVVKIKEGIEDVVIKNLQAKK; via the coding sequence ATGAAAACACTTTTTTTAAGCTTAGCGGTATTGGCATTAGTTAGTTTTGACTCTTTGCGTTATAATGAATTGGATGAAAAACAAGAGATTAATAAAACTCTCGATGCATGGCACAAAGCTGCAGCTGAAGCGAATTTTAATGCTTATTTTGGAACGTTGACGGATGATGCGATTTACATAGGAACAGATCCAACAGAAAATTGGGATATGAATGCTTTTAAGGCTTTTGCAAAACCTTATTTTGACAGGGGGAGAGCCTGGAATTTTACAGCATTGGAACGTCATATTTATTTTGATAAATCGGGTAAGTTGGCTTGGTTCGACGAGCTGTTAAATACACAGATGAAAATTTGTAGAGGTTCTGGTGTGCTTGTAAAGATCGGTAAGGAATGGAAAATTAAACACTATGTTTTGTCCATGACGGTTCCAAATGACAATACAAATGCAGTAGTGAAAATTAAAGAAGGGATAGAGGATGTCGTGATAAAAAACCTTCAGGCGAAGAAATAA
- a CDS encoding LysE family transporter, producing the protein MAIVLPFFFGFVAAAVGITPPGLINMTAAKVSLKDGRNEAISFVIGATIIVFFQTFLALLFANFIDSRPDIINKLQEFGLFIFIALTIYFFWKAKRPKISKSETKTHSKTNRFFLGMLLSALNLFPIPYYVFISITLSSYGYFFFNKGFIFSFVSGVVIGSFLVFYLYILFFKKRESKSSFLMNNGNYIIGTITGLVSLFTLFKLAKVYFG; encoded by the coding sequence ATGGCTATAGTATTACCCTTTTTTTTTGGATTTGTTGCTGCTGCGGTTGGTATAACACCGCCAGGTCTTATCAATATGACTGCTGCAAAAGTAAGTTTGAAAGATGGCAGAAATGAAGCTATTTCTTTTGTCATTGGTGCTACGATAATAGTTTTTTTTCAAACTTTTTTGGCTCTGTTATTTGCCAATTTTATTGATAGCAGACCTGATATTATAAATAAGCTTCAGGAATTTGGGCTTTTTATATTTATAGCATTGACTATTTATTTTTTTTGGAAAGCAAAAAGACCTAAAATTTCTAAATCTGAAACAAAAACGCACAGTAAAACAAACCGTTTTTTTCTTGGGATGTTACTGTCTGCTTTAAACTTATTTCCTATCCCATATTATGTTTTTATAAGTATTACTTTGTCATCATATGGGTATTTCTTTTTCAATAAAGGATTTATTTTTTCTTTTGTTTCGGGCGTAGTTATTGGATCATTTTTGGTTTTCTATCTTTATATTTTGTTTTTCAAAAAAAGGGAGTCCAAATCCTCTTTTTTGATGAATAATGGGAATTACATAATAGGAACTATTACCGGTTTAGTTTCTTTATTTACACTGTTCAAACTTGCTAAAGTGTATTTTGGATAA
- a CDS encoding 2Fe-2S iron-sulfur cluster-binding protein: MDVLIKIKDREGVVHELQAPTDMAMNIMELCKAYELPVEGTCGGMAMCASCQCYVLNDVALPEMGDDEEAMLSEAFYVKSNSRLGCQIPITENLEGLELELAPEY, translated from the coding sequence ATGGATGTTTTAATAAAAATCAAAGATAGAGAAGGAGTTGTTCATGAATTACAAGCGCCTACAGACATGGCGATGAATATAATGGAATTATGTAAAGCTTATGAGCTTCCTGTTGAAGGAACTTGTGGAGGAATGGCAATGTGTGCTTCTTGCCAATGTTATGTTCTTAATGATGTAGCGTTACCAGAAATGGGAGATGATGAAGAGGCAATGCTTTCTGAAGCTTTTTATGTAAAATCGAATAGCCGATTGGGATGCCAAATACCAATTACCGAAAATCTAGAAGGATTGGAATTAGAATTAGCTCCAGAATATTAA
- a CDS encoding NifU family protein, which yields MKTEELTKNVLMALDEIRPFLNSDGGDITLISIDEGKHVKVRLEGACTSCSVNQMTLRAGVETTIKKFAPQIETVVNVL from the coding sequence ATGAAAACAGAAGAATTAACCAAAAACGTTCTAATGGCGCTTGATGAAATCAGGCCTTTCCTGAACTCAGATGGAGGTGATATTACCCTCATTTCTATTGATGAAGGGAAGCATGTAAAAGTGCGTCTTGAAGGAGCTTGTACCAGTTGTAGTGTCAATCAAATGACATTGAGAGCAGGTGTTGAAACGACTATTAAGAAGTTCGCACCACAAATAGAAACGGTTGTTAATGTTTTGTAA
- a CDS encoding DUF3050 domain-containing protein, translated as MNIATVNSSIQIQKQQLLNHPLYKKVNTLDDLHRFLENHVFAVWDFMSLLKALQAKLTCTTTPWTATSNPEIRYLINEIVLAEESDLSIDGRRLSHFEMYIEAMQDCGAQTIAIDRFLEEVHSFQNIFVAIKKSNLHPNIKAFLDFTFRVIEEGKPHEIAAAFTFGREDLIPSMFTEILRNFQANFPASDLSKLLYYFERHIELDADEHGPMAMKMITDLCGDNQKKWLEVQEISVLALEKRIGLWDAIEEQITINAEISHDIKPS; from the coding sequence ATGAATATTGCAACAGTAAACTCAAGCATTCAAATCCAAAAACAACAATTATTAAATCATCCTTTATATAAAAAAGTAAATACATTAGATGATTTACATCGATTTTTAGAAAATCATGTATTTGCTGTATGGGATTTCATGTCTTTATTAAAAGCCTTACAAGCAAAATTAACCTGTACTACAACACCGTGGACTGCAACATCCAATCCGGAAATAAGGTATTTGATTAATGAAATCGTACTTGCCGAAGAAAGTGATTTAAGCATTGATGGACGCCGTTTGAGCCATTTTGAAATGTATATCGAAGCTATGCAAGATTGTGGTGCTCAAACTATAGCAATAGACCGTTTTTTAGAAGAGGTTCATTCGTTTCAAAATATATTTGTTGCAATTAAAAAAAGTAATTTACACCCAAACATTAAAGCATTCCTTGACTTTACTTTCAGAGTAATTGAAGAAGGAAAGCCACATGAAATAGCTGCTGCATTTACTTTTGGTAGAGAAGATTTAATTCCAAGTATGTTCACTGAAATATTGAGAAATTTTCAAGCCAATTTCCCAGCAAGCGATTTAAGTAAGCTACTGTATTATTTTGAAAGACATATCGAATTAGATGCTGATGAACATGGCCCAATGGCAATGAAAATGATTACTGATCTTTGCGGAGATAATCAAAAAAAGTGGTTAGAAGTACAAGAAATTTCGGTTTTAGCCTTAGAAAAGAGAATAGGGCTATGGGATGCTATCGAAGAACAAATAACGATAAACGCGGAAATTTCACATGATATAAAACCATCTTAA
- a CDS encoding acyl-CoA dehydrogenase family protein, with protein MRPDLFQAPDYYNLDDLLNEEHKLVRDSARAWVKREVSPIIEEYAQKAEFPKQIVKGLGEIGGFGPYIPVEYGGAGLDQISYGLIMQEIERGDSGVRSTSSVQSSLVMYPIWKYGNEEQRMKYLPKLATGELIGCFGLTEPNHGSDPGSMITNFKDMGDHYLLNGAKMWISNAPFADIAVVWAKNEEGRIHGLIVERGMEGFSTPETHNKWSLRASSTGELIFDNVKVPKENLLPNKSGLGAPLGCLDSARYGIAWGAIGAAMDCYDTALRYAKERIQFDKPIAGTQLQQKKLAEMITEITKAQLLTWRLGVLRNEGRATSAQISMAKRNNVDMAIHIAREARQMLGGMGITGEYSIMRHMMNLESVITYEGTHDIHLLITGMDVTGIPAFK; from the coding sequence ATGAGACCCGATTTATTTCAAGCCCCTGATTATTACAATCTAGATGATTTATTAAATGAAGAACACAAACTAGTTCGTGATTCAGCCCGTGCATGGGTAAAACGCGAAGTTTCTCCTATTATAGAAGAGTATGCTCAAAAGGCAGAATTTCCAAAACAAATTGTAAAAGGTTTGGGTGAAATAGGTGGTTTTGGACCGTACATTCCTGTAGAATATGGCGGTGCAGGATTAGACCAAATCTCATATGGGTTAATCATGCAAGAAATTGAGCGTGGTGATTCTGGTGTTCGTTCCACCTCCTCTGTACAATCTTCTTTGGTAATGTACCCTATTTGGAAATACGGAAACGAAGAACAAAGAATGAAATATTTACCAAAATTAGCCACTGGTGAACTTATAGGCTGTTTTGGTTTAACTGAACCAAACCATGGATCAGATCCAGGAAGTATGATCACCAACTTTAAAGACATGGGAGATCATTATCTTTTGAATGGTGCCAAAATGTGGATTTCGAATGCTCCTTTTGCTGATATTGCTGTTGTATGGGCAAAAAATGAAGAAGGAAGAATACATGGTTTAATCGTAGAACGCGGAATGGAAGGCTTTAGCACTCCAGAAACGCATAACAAATGGTCACTTCGTGCTTCATCAACAGGAGAACTAATCTTTGATAATGTAAAAGTTCCTAAAGAAAACTTACTACCTAACAAATCAGGTTTAGGCGCACCACTAGGATGCTTGGATTCGGCTCGTTATGGAATTGCTTGGGGCGCCATTGGTGCTGCTATGGACTGTTATGATACTGCTTTGCGTTATGCAAAAGAAAGAATTCAGTTTGACAAGCCAATTGCAGGTACTCAGTTACAACAAAAGAAATTAGCCGAAATGATTACTGAAATCACTAAAGCGCAATTGTTAACTTGGAGACTTGGAGTTTTAAGAAACGAAGGAAGAGCAACATCGGCACAAATTTCTATGGCTAAAAGAAATAATGTAGATATGGCTATACATATTGCTCGTGAAGCTAGACAAATGTTAGGCGGAATGGGAATCACTGGTGAATACTCTATCATGCGTCATATGATGAACTTAGAATCAGTAATTACATACGAAGGAACACACGACATACACCTGTTAATCACAGGAATGGATGTAACAGGAATCCCAGCATTCAAATAA
- the trmB gene encoding tRNA (guanosine(46)-N7)-methyltransferase TrmB has protein sequence MGSKNKLKRFKENETFNNVFQPTREEVVGDLFPLKGKWNSDFFKNENPLVLELGCGKGEYSVGLAEKYPNKNFVGIDIKGARFWRGAKTAVETGLHNVAFIRTQIELINHIFAENEVDEIWITFPDPQIKYKRTKHRMTNSEFLKLYKKILKKDGVVNLKTDSEFMHGYTLGLLHGEGHEVLYANHNVYVNEGSPEEVTAFQTFYEKQYLEINKAITYIRFKIK, from the coding sequence GTGGGAAGTAAAAATAAATTAAAAAGGTTCAAAGAAAACGAAACATTCAATAATGTTTTTCAACCAACAAGAGAAGAAGTAGTAGGTGATTTATTTCCGCTAAAGGGCAAATGGAATTCAGATTTTTTCAAGAACGAAAATCCATTGGTTTTGGAATTAGGTTGTGGTAAAGGTGAGTATTCTGTTGGATTGGCCGAAAAATACCCCAATAAAAACTTTGTAGGAATCGATATCAAAGGAGCTCGTTTCTGGCGTGGTGCAAAAACTGCGGTAGAGACAGGTTTGCATAATGTAGCGTTCATCCGAACTCAAATTGAATTAATCAACCACATTTTTGCTGAAAATGAAGTTGATGAAATTTGGATTACTTTTCCAGATCCGCAAATCAAATACAAGAGAACTAAACACAGAATGACCAATTCTGAGTTTTTGAAATTGTATAAAAAGATATTGAAAAAGGATGGTGTTGTAAATCTTAAGACCGATAGCGAGTTTATGCATGGTTATACATTAGGATTGCTTCATGGAGAAGGACATGAGGTTTTATACGCAAATCATAATGTGTATGTAAATGAAGGAAGTCCAGAAGAAGTTACTGCTTTTCAGACATTTTACGAAAAGCAATATTTGGAAATTAATAAAGCAATTACGTATATTCGTTTTAAAATAAAATAG
- a CDS encoding vitamin K epoxide reductase family protein, with amino-acid sequence MIKLVNQYLSLNFYLNAKEEFEELFLSHPNYPSVFAITDSLDMLSIENIAIKVPKEQLGELPLSFLAIYNDDLVLVTKNDKTIQIETEKGVKSIVTIDDFCKGWNGVIVAIEPNQVIITEGEINIKWITYGIPTVSLILLSIFYNNYSLSNAILLFTSVVGVLVSIFIVQEKFGLKNEIVSKFCNINANVSCDSVIKSEKGDINKWMGFTDLPLLFFSINVVSILLNPIYSSKIIGLLSLFSFPVILYSIWLQKFQIKKWCMLCLVVSAILVLQGLIGYFLEQPLVTDIVINDFSYLFSVIVCTSLWLMIKPVLETKFKAENEVKELKKFKRSYSVFEFLSKEVPVMDGFAKLKGIQFGNNNSSVGLSIFLSPSCGHCHKAFEDAINLVRKYPEKVFLKVLFNINPENNDNPYKAVVDSLLEINNSFPEKIGEAISDWHIHKMGLEPWLKKWKVAAISMKVNQQIQQQYDWCLENEFNYTPVKIVNGKKFPNEYSISELKYFLNDFSEEKDSIEMESLVEL; translated from the coding sequence ATGATAAAATTAGTAAACCAATATCTTAGTTTAAACTTTTATTTAAATGCAAAAGAAGAGTTTGAAGAATTATTTCTTTCTCATCCCAATTATCCAAGTGTATTTGCTATAACAGATTCTTTAGATATGTTGTCTATAGAAAATATAGCGATAAAAGTTCCAAAAGAACAATTAGGTGAATTACCTCTTTCTTTTCTTGCTATTTATAATGATGATTTAGTTTTAGTGACAAAAAATGATAAGACTATTCAAATTGAGACTGAAAAAGGAGTAAAGTCTATTGTGACTATAGATGATTTTTGCAAAGGTTGGAATGGTGTAATAGTAGCAATAGAGCCTAATCAAGTTATTATAACTGAAGGTGAAATCAATATTAAATGGATAACATACGGTATTCCTACTGTAAGTTTAATTCTTCTATCCATTTTTTATAATAATTATAGCTTAAGTAATGCGATACTACTTTTTACTTCTGTAGTTGGTGTTTTGGTTAGCATTTTTATTGTTCAGGAAAAGTTTGGGTTAAAAAATGAAATAGTTTCGAAATTTTGCAATATTAATGCTAATGTTTCCTGTGATTCAGTTATTAAATCAGAGAAAGGTGATATAAATAAATGGATGGGTTTTACAGATTTACCATTGCTTTTTTTTAGCATTAATGTAGTTTCTATTTTATTGAATCCAATTTATTCCAGTAAAATAATCGGATTACTCAGTTTATTTTCATTCCCAGTCATTTTATACTCTATTTGGCTTCAAAAATTTCAAATCAAAAAATGGTGTATGCTCTGTTTGGTAGTATCCGCTATACTTGTTTTGCAAGGTTTGATAGGCTACTTTCTAGAGCAACCTTTGGTTACAGATATAGTTATTAATGATTTTAGTTATTTATTTTCTGTAATTGTCTGTACTTCTTTATGGTTAATGATAAAGCCAGTTTTAGAGACCAAGTTTAAAGCTGAAAATGAAGTGAAAGAACTGAAAAAGTTTAAACGAAGCTATTCTGTTTTCGAGTTTTTATCGAAAGAAGTTCCTGTGATGGATGGATTTGCTAAACTAAAAGGAATACAGTTTGGGAACAATAATTCGAGTGTAGGACTTTCTATTTTTCTTAGCCCAAGTTGCGGTCATTGTCATAAAGCATTTGAAGATGCTATCAATTTGGTTCGTAAGTATCCCGAAAAAGTATTCTTGAAGGTTTTATTTAATATTAATCCAGAGAACAATGACAATCCTTATAAAGCAGTTGTCGATAGTTTGTTAGAAATCAATAATTCATTTCCTGAAAAAATAGGAGAAGCAATTTCGGACTGGCATATACATAAAATGGGATTGGAACCATGGTTAAAGAAATGGAAAGTGGCGGCAATCTCGATGAAAGTAAATCAGCAGATTCAACAGCAATACGATTGGTGTCTGGAAAATGAGTTTAACTACACTCCTGTTAAGATTGTAAACGGGAAAAAATTTCCAAATGAATACAGTATAAGTGAATTGAAATATTTTCTAAATGATTTCTCAGAAGAGAAAGATTCTATAGAAATGGAAAGCTTAGTTGAACTTTAA